The following are encoded together in the Leuconostoc mesenteroides subsp. mesenteroides ATCC 8293 genome:
- a CDS encoding helix-turn-helix domain-containing protein — translation MKLGDFLIQKRLAKRMGQNEAADLMKIDRSRLSRIERGTVKIYGDEISKVARVLDISEIELLRIINECQE, via the coding sequence ATGAAATTAGGTGATTTTTTGATCCAGAAAAGATTGGCTAAAAGAATGGGACAAAATGAAGCAGCCGATTTAATGAAAATTGATAGAAGCCGTTTATCCAGAATTGAGCGGGGAACAGTCAAAATATACGGGGACGAAATTTCTAAAGTAGCTAGAGTCTTGGATATTTCCGAAATTGAATTGTTGAGGATTATTAATGAGTGTCAAGAGTAA
- a CDS encoding PTS system mannose/fructose/N-acetylgalactosamine-transporter subunit IIB → MSISFVRIDDRIIHGQTVTRWAKEYPCDGLIAVNDAAATNPILKDAFKSASEKKTFVWTLDHFKEKAQQVLDSDRQYFLITKTPQDMKKILVDFGFKPDDVKTVIVGPANDRPDAVKLGNNQSITSEEARAFDDIQAKGYQVKFQLLPDVSIGYWDAFRGKFNL, encoded by the coding sequence ATGAGTATTTCATTTGTACGTATTGATGATAGAATTATTCACGGACAGACCGTGACCCGCTGGGCTAAAGAATATCCTTGTGATGGCTTGATAGCAGTTAATGATGCAGCAGCCACAAATCCTATTCTAAAGGATGCATTCAAAAGTGCCTCAGAAAAGAAAACGTTTGTTTGGACACTAGACCACTTTAAAGAAAAAGCACAACAAGTTTTGGATTCTGATCGACAATATTTTCTAATTACGAAAACACCACAGGATATGAAAAAAATTTTGGTTGATTTTGGGTTCAAGCCTGATGATGTAAAAACGGTGATTGTTGGTCCAGCCAATGATCGGCCTGACGCAGTGAAATTAGGAAATAATCAGTCTATTACGTCTGAGGAAGCTAGAGCATTTGATGATATTCAAGCGAAAGGGTACCAAGTTAAGTTTCAATTGTTGCCAGATGTATCAATTGGCTATTGGGATGCCTTCAGAGGAAAATTTAATCTGTAG
- the mobL gene encoding relaxase MobL, translating into MVKTGKLGAFTMGEKKTAMVNLPAHFVTANVANENGWQYSELVDYSLKDQNGKVKTSEANNGTIEDVITLSEQFEGSRRHGYATRSTAVTENQPVFSHDKLNYDNHDVSNLKKRLDEAQQNGNNMYELAFSIRGDWLVKNKLYDPETGILDQNKLKRAEQVVAKKLINQGFSLPLGETPEDVAWFGVIHQDTDHLNMHLWFAKVSPETRPEMLKQTGPYKGQQVGVIPLTNIEEAK; encoded by the coding sequence ATGGTGAAGACTGGTAAATTAGGCGCATTTACAATGGGCGAAAAGAAGACAGCTATGGTGAATCTGCCGGCCCATTTTGTCACGGCAAATGTCGCTAACGAGAATGGTTGGCAGTATAGCGAGTTAGTTGATTACTCCCTTAAAGACCAAAATGGCAAGGTTAAAACTAGTGAAGCTAATAACGGTACAATAGAGGATGTGATAACGTTGTCAGAACAATTTGAAGGTAGTCGTAGGCATGGCTATGCAACACGTTCAACTGCAGTTACTGAAAATCAACCAGTATTTAGTCATGACAAGCTAAATTATGATAATCATGACGTTTCAAACTTAAAAAAACGCCTGGATGAAGCACAACAAAATGGCAATAACATGTATGAGTTAGCTTTTTCTATCAGAGGGGATTGGTTAGTGAAGAATAAACTCTATGACCCTGAAACAGGGATATTAGATCAAAACAAATTAAAACGTGCAGAGCAAGTCGTTGCCAAAAAGCTAATTAACCAGGGGTTTAGTTTGCCCTTAGGAGAGACCCCAGAGGATGTGGCATGGTTTGGGGTCATTCATCAAGATACGGACCATTTAAATATGCATCTATGGTTTGCCAAAGTCAGTCCTGAAACTCGCCCTGAAATGTTAAAACAAACTGGACCATATAAAGGACAGCAAGTTGGTGTCATACCATTAACGAACATTGAGGAGGCTAAATGA
- a CDS encoding PTS sugar transporter subunit IIA, which yields MNYLILVSHGQFSEGLKDALGMFVGDGIKTVKAIGLQSGEDTDHFENRFKSLLSTLEQNSELLILGDIIGGSPLTTVVNVLNQENRLESTIVLGGMNFPMALNAAILKDSSSKDELISSVLREGASALKQFEMNDDPEDDDEI from the coding sequence ATGAACTATCTTATTTTGGTTAGCCACGGCCAGTTCTCAGAGGGGCTCAAGGACGCTCTGGGAATGTTTGTTGGTGATGGTATTAAAACTGTGAAAGCAATAGGGCTCCAATCAGGTGAAGATACAGATCATTTTGAAAATCGTTTCAAATCTTTATTATCAACACTTGAACAAAATTCAGAATTGCTTATTCTAGGGGACATCATCGGCGGTAGTCCACTGACTACCGTTGTAAACGTATTGAATCAAGAAAATAGGTTAGAAAGTACAATTGTTCTTGGTGGGATGAATTTCCCAATGGCACTCAATGCTGCTATCTTGAAAGACAGTTCCAGTAAAGACGAACTAATTAGCAGTGTATTACGTGAAGGAGCCTCTGCTTTGAAACAATTTGAGATGAATGATGATCCAGAGGACGATGATGAGATTTGA
- a CDS encoding alpha/beta fold hydrolase codes for MFYEYIKNNPQWNLQINRQLEGIKESSKVKDDLKIIIPKLTNDASWYKTWFSFGELREKEEDHALACAYFGLAQFYLNQDDENKQTVVHRYLNNFYRAHTEIDYESYQVPYQKTFLPAIKVNINPTATKTLIIINGFDSFMEEILVAVNFFKGTDYNVILFDGPGQGRALIDNNIKFTPYFENPVSAIIDYFNLDEVDAMGVSWGGYFVIRAAAYEKRIKNVVCYDFFYDGLNTFLKDFSKDTRNHIRQLLQNNDVEKTNQLIPTLIHSDANLNFLFTKGYENTGTETPYSLLKEIERHTVKGIGHLVNQNVLLLAGKDDQYVPFNDLVLEQQELTNAKSLETKIFTKETGGEQHCQAGRYDLALVAIQKFLAAHCED; via the coding sequence ATGTTTTATGAATATATCAAAAATAATCCACAATGGAATTTGCAAATAAATCGTCAACTTGAAGGAATCAAAGAAAGTTCAAAAGTGAAAGATGATTTAAAAATAATCATACCTAAACTAACAAATGACGCTTCTTGGTACAAAACTTGGTTCTCATTCGGTGAATTACGCGAAAAAGAAGAAGATCATGCTCTCGCTTGCGCTTATTTTGGCCTTGCCCAGTTTTACTTAAACCAAGATGACGAAAATAAGCAGACAGTTGTTCACCGATACTTAAATAATTTTTACCGTGCACATACTGAAATTGATTATGAAAGTTATCAAGTACCCTATCAAAAAACATTTTTGCCTGCCATAAAGGTCAATATAAATCCCACAGCCACTAAAACTTTGATTATCATCAACGGTTTTGATAGTTTTATGGAAGAAATATTAGTTGCGGTCAATTTCTTTAAGGGAACCGATTATAATGTGATTTTATTTGACGGTCCCGGTCAAGGACGAGCCTTAATTGATAATAACATCAAGTTCACACCATATTTTGAAAATCCTGTCAGTGCAATCATTGATTATTTTAATTTAGACGAAGTTGATGCGATGGGTGTTTCATGGGGCGGTTATTTCGTTATTCGTGCTGCTGCCTACGAAAAGCGAATCAAGAACGTTGTTTGCTATGATTTCTTTTATGATGGGTTAAATACTTTTTTGAAAGATTTTTCAAAAGACACACGAAATCATATTCGTCAATTACTACAAAATAACGACGTTGAAAAAACAAATCAATTAATCCCTACTTTGATTCATTCTGATGCCAACTTAAACTTTCTCTTTACAAAAGGCTATGAAAATACTGGTACTGAAACCCCTTACTCACTGCTAAAAGAAATTGAAAGGCATACAGTGAAAGGAATCGGACATTTAGTGAATCAAAATGTATTGTTACTCGCCGGAAAGGATGATCAATATGTACCTTTTAATGACTTGGTACTAGAACAACAAGAATTAACGAACGCAAAATCACTTGAAACTAAAATTTTCACTAAAGAAACTGGTGGTGAACAGCATTGTCAAGCTGGAAGATATGATTTAGCTTTAGTTGCCATTCAAAAATTTTTAGCTGCACACTGTGAGGATTAA
- a CDS encoding TetR/AcrR family transcriptional regulator — protein MADIRKIKTKKNIEMAFVTLLNERNFKSITVEEICKQAMTSRSTFYLHYLDKYDLLNQLVETQFSVFEKIVDKRIEGLISGQFEETITHFYNELVNNKQIIRALFTINEPKFNLKQKFEDTLYQHWLRYLSEKSSLKYNELIAKFGASIVFDTLNWTFENGIDDETLLFVENIRKKILEMSTSLKEIHDEP, from the coding sequence ATGGCGGATATTAGAAAAATAAAGACGAAGAAAAACATTGAGATGGCCTTTGTTACCTTGTTGAATGAACGAAATTTCAAATCAATAACTGTGGAAGAAATTTGTAAGCAAGCTATGACAAGCCGATCAACATTTTATCTGCACTATTTAGATAAATATGACCTCTTAAATCAGCTTGTCGAAACACAGTTTTCAGTATTTGAAAAAATTGTGGATAAAAGGATTGAGGGGTTGATTTCTGGGCAATTTGAAGAAACGATTACACATTTCTACAATGAATTAGTCAACAACAAACAGATTATTCGAGCTTTATTTACAATCAATGAACCGAAATTTAATTTAAAACAAAAATTTGAGGATACATTATATCAGCATTGGCTGAGGTATCTCAGTGAAAAATCATCTTTGAAGTATAACGAATTGATTGCAAAATTTGGCGCTAGTATTGTCTTTGACACGCTTAACTGGACCTTTGAAAATGGCATTGATGATGAAACGCTGTTATTTGTGGAAAACATCAGAAAGAAAATACTTGAGATGTCTACATCTTTAAAGGAAATACATGACGAACCATAG
- the dprA gene encoding DNA-processing protein DprA — protein MILKQFLLGLHLTSGIGHAGEKRVIEVIDNHLIPENYPWNIETLLAVVRPLPQHIAKIKATYVAACQKAETSQENYFTYFDDCYPIQLKEIFDPPLILFYDGNLNALELPNLAVVGTRTATPYGLECLRSLLPNVINRGTAIVSGLAKGIDVMAHQVTFANQGVPIAVIGTGLNIAYPAKNKVLQRQVAQHGIVLSEYAHDVGPHKSHFPARNRIIAGLSSATLVIEAKIKSGSLITANYALQNNREVLSVPGSIFSENSQGTNELLQLGAKLISRSEEVIESVRTFS, from the coding sequence ATGATTTTAAAACAGTTTTTATTAGGTTTACATTTAACTTCAGGCATTGGTCATGCTGGAGAAAAAAGGGTCATTGAAGTAATTGATAATCATCTGATACCAGAGAATTATCCTTGGAATATTGAAACTTTACTGGCAGTAGTCAGACCATTACCGCAACATATTGCTAAAATAAAAGCTACATATGTAGCAGCTTGTCAGAAGGCAGAAACAAGTCAGGAAAATTATTTTACTTATTTTGATGACTGCTATCCGATACAGCTCAAAGAAATATTTGACCCGCCATTAATTCTGTTTTATGATGGTAACTTAAACGCACTGGAATTACCTAATTTAGCGGTAGTGGGCACAAGAACTGCTACGCCCTATGGATTAGAATGCTTACGATCACTATTGCCAAATGTAATAAATAGGGGAACAGCCATTGTTTCAGGGCTGGCTAAAGGTATCGATGTAATGGCTCACCAAGTTACCTTCGCCAATCAGGGCGTGCCTATAGCAGTTATAGGTACAGGATTGAATATTGCTTATCCTGCAAAGAATAAAGTATTACAACGACAAGTTGCACAACATGGCATTGTCTTAAGTGAATATGCACACGATGTTGGGCCGCATAAGTCTCATTTTCCCGCAAGGAACCGTATCATAGCTGGTCTATCATCGGCTACATTGGTTATTGAAGCTAAAATAAAGTCTGGTAGTTTAATAACTGCTAACTATGCGCTACAAAATAACAGAGAAGTGTTGTCTGTACCTGGGTCTATTTTCTCTGAAAATTCTCAGGGAACTAATGAGTTATTACAATTAGGTGCAAAATTAATTAGTCGTTCAGAGGAAGTCATTGAAAGTGTGCGAACCTTTAGCTGA
- a CDS encoding single-stranded DNA-binding protein: MQINHHVGRLVRDVNFTVRGEKETKIAYFKLAMNDLKDGKATYIDYVAFNKTAELILDYVTDIGQVVEVEFVMRNHNYTDKKKGQKVYAMQNQVTKFRIYKSNPSSKNQSEQHTETDNDLPPYPDFSSNAFEYVEG; this comes from the coding sequence ATGCAAATTAATCACCACGTAGGACGTTTAGTTCGTGATGTAAACTTCACCGTAAGGGGTGAAAAGGAAACCAAAATTGCCTACTTCAAATTAGCAATGAATGATTTAAAAGATGGCAAAGCCACTTACATTGATTATGTTGCTTTTAACAAAACAGCTGAATTGATTCTTGATTATGTGACTGATATAGGTCAGGTCGTTGAGGTGGAGTTTGTCATGCGTAATCATAACTACACTGATAAAAAAAAAGGTCAAAAAGTTTATGCCATGCAAAACCAAGTCACGAAATTCCGTATCTACAAATCTAATCCTTCATCTAAAAATCAAAGTGAACAACATACTGAGACTGATAATGATTTACCGCCATACCCGGACTTTAGTAGCAACGCATTTGAGTACGTAGAGGGGTGA
- a CDS encoding replication initiator protein A produces the protein MERTKLNQVVTSERFIMFSKALIEDDYYKKMKPESKLTYSLLRNRFNLSISNEWIDSKGDVYLYYPNEKLAEDLNVGKDKVIRIKKELHEFGLLEEERQGFNNPNRIYVGNLEVRKVTENNLDISDTKVVAKCDFRKSQNANTRSRKTRLQEVANYDTNNTDLSKTEFSNTETDSLDEDETNNIKSSNDSQQTLVVIGNTIQNNPALRVVVQTLIPDLLLNEPEQAQVVVTALDQGYKFLTSELEKNNSVLTLQKQLQGDDSIKLFLLKIGGKQLEYMRDHLVGINQYGNYFAKGLENRLKIAVTTNQSVSRF, from the coding sequence ATGGAAAGAACTAAATTAAACCAAGTAGTTACCAGCGAGCGGTTTATTATGTTTTCTAAAGCATTAATTGAAGATGATTATTATAAAAAAATGAAGCCAGAATCTAAATTGACTTACAGCCTTTTACGCAATCGGTTTAATTTGTCAATTTCAAACGAATGGATTGATTCTAAAGGTGATGTTTATCTGTATTATCCTAATGAGAAATTAGCCGAAGATCTTAATGTTGGGAAAGATAAAGTAATTCGCATCAAAAAGGAGTTACATGAATTTGGTCTTTTAGAAGAAGAACGGCAGGGATTTAATAATCCAAATCGTATCTATGTTGGGAACTTGGAAGTTAGAAAGGTCACAGAAAACAACTTGGATATCAGTGATACCAAGGTAGTCGCAAAATGCGACTTCCGGAAGTCTCAAAATGCGAATACCAGAAGTCGTAAAACGAGACTTCAAGAAGTCGCAAATTACGACACTAATAATACTGATTTAAGTAAGACTGAGTTTAGTAATACTGAAACAGATTCTTTGGATGAGGATGAAACAAATAATATTAAGAGTTCAAATGATTCTCAACAAACTTTGGTGGTTATCGGGAACACAATTCAGAACAATCCGGCCTTAAGGGTAGTAGTCCAAACATTAATTCCTGATTTGCTGCTGAATGAACCTGAGCAAGCACAAGTGGTTGTTACTGCACTTGATCAGGGTTATAAATTTTTAACAAGTGAGCTTGAAAAAAATAATTCTGTTTTGACACTACAAAAGCAGTTGCAAGGTGATGACAGTATCAAATTATTTTTGTTAAAGATTGGTGGTAAGCAATTGGAGTATATGCGAGACCACTTGGTTGGTATTAACCAATACGGTAATTATTTTGCTAAGGGACTTGAAAATCGTTTGAAGATCGCTGTTACAACAAATCAATCAGTATCAAGGTTCTAA
- a CDS encoding PTS mannose/fructose/sorbose/N-acetylgalactosamine transporter subunit IIC, whose amino-acid sequence MTISWVQASILGIFASLSSMPGMAGSTIGNYTLGRPLVGGLVCGLVLGDLKTGIAAGVAMQLVYIALVTPGGTVSADLRAVSYIGIPLAMVAIHAQGLVATSGNAADLAKSMGTLVGTVGTVLFYGTATMNLVWQHIGWRAVEKGQFKKLYVVDWGLPWISHFFFSFIPTLFMTHFGSSAVTALKTALPMDGIPMKTLFTVGALLPCVGIAILLKQIVDSPLDFIPFFVGFTFAASLGLNLVSVTVVSLIFAMISYKLDMAISTNRQVASPGSNTDVTDDDEEDEDI is encoded by the coding sequence ATGACAATTAGTTGGGTGCAAGCAAGTATTTTAGGTATTTTTGCAAGTTTGTCTTCCATGCCAGGTATGGCAGGATCCACAATTGGAAATTATACACTGGGGCGTCCGTTAGTGGGTGGCTTAGTCTGTGGATTGGTTTTGGGAGATCTTAAAACAGGTATTGCTGCTGGTGTAGCGATGCAGTTAGTCTATATCGCGTTGGTTACCCCTGGAGGCACTGTTTCGGCGGATCTTCGAGCGGTCTCTTACATCGGTATACCATTAGCAATGGTTGCTATTCATGCTCAAGGATTAGTAGCAACATCAGGAAATGCTGCTGATTTAGCTAAATCAATGGGTACATTAGTCGGAACTGTTGGAACGGTGTTGTTCTACGGAACAGCAACTATGAACTTGGTTTGGCAACACATTGGATGGCGAGCAGTTGAAAAAGGGCAATTTAAGAAATTGTATGTTGTGGATTGGGGACTACCATGGATCTCACACTTTTTCTTCTCATTTATTCCAACACTATTCATGACACATTTTGGGTCTAGTGCTGTTACTGCATTGAAGACAGCATTACCAATGGATGGTATTCCAATGAAAACCTTGTTCACAGTTGGTGCCTTACTCCCCTGTGTAGGTATCGCAATTTTGTTGAAGCAAATAGTAGATAGTCCACTTGATTTCATTCCGTTTTTCGTAGGCTTTACATTTGCTGCTTCTCTAGGTTTGAACTTGGTCTCAGTGACAGTGGTTTCATTAATTTTCGCCATGATTTCATACAAGTTAGACATGGCAATTAGCACCAATCGACAAGTTGCGTCTCCGGGATCAAATACTGATGTGACCGACGATGATGAGGAAGACGAGGATATTTAA
- a CDS encoding DNA/RNA non-specific endonuclease: MKNYKRGRFARIILLVIVILIGVVYLNRVSILQKIVSIGSHSQLINIDKQNSSQTQNDELVNLKYTGQTVVEVNHNQPTFNQNDLQIKQGGWQKLSSLDWLGRPQVANGLLNQKLMPPSQKYQARERLTIKTPGYHAIKTGTNNTEWLYNRSHLIGYQFTGLNNEAKNLITGTRQLNADSRVNAKSMVAFETEIADYLHQSMNNYVRYQVTPMYKNVELVPRGVHMMAQSNDGTLKFNVYVFNVKDGWKINYLNGSAEKEANDAK; the protein is encoded by the coding sequence ATGAAAAATTATAAACGTGGTAGATTTGCGAGAATAATTTTATTAGTTATTGTTATCTTGATAGGCGTTGTGTATTTAAACCGTGTGTCGATTTTGCAAAAAATAGTCTCAATAGGTTCTCACTCACAACTGATTAATATTGATAAACAAAATAGCTCACAGACACAAAATGATGAACTAGTTAATTTGAAATATACTGGTCAAACCGTTGTCGAGGTCAATCATAATCAACCAACATTTAATCAAAATGATTTGCAAATTAAACAGGGTGGTTGGCAAAAACTTTCGTCACTCGATTGGTTGGGGAGACCACAGGTTGCTAATGGATTGCTTAACCAAAAATTGATGCCACCCTCTCAAAAGTATCAAGCGCGTGAACGGTTAACAATTAAAACGCCGGGATACCATGCCATTAAAACTGGGACGAATAACACAGAATGGCTATACAACCGTAGTCATTTGATTGGGTATCAATTTACTGGTCTAAACAACGAAGCCAAAAATCTAATCACAGGCACGCGACAATTGAATGCGGATAGCCGTGTCAATGCTAAAAGTATGGTGGCTTTCGAAACAGAAATTGCCGATTACTTGCATCAGTCAATGAATAACTATGTTCGTTATCAAGTCACACCCATGTACAAAAATGTTGAGTTAGTCCCTCGTGGTGTTCACATGATGGCACAGTCAAATGATGGGACTTTAAAATTTAATGTCTACGTTTTCAATGTTAAGGATGGGTGGAAAATAAATTATTTAAACGGTTCGGCCGAGAAAGAAGCTAATGATGCAAAATAA
- a CDS encoding relaxase MobL, whose protein sequence is MSESEVNKRQEILKGVASCKAEIIASTDQHLVSDQYAKQIKQIYQALPQEMHGKWQVGNTPLTSGRGRMAKANLLTNDLIDKVLQNNEENAYNRFTSLAKKYDDINIEDQGVMRKGQRKWSENKEVELKKRLANQLYRHLNGIDEPETIDQQLAPIFERIKSQKPHKDKTSSKWSSEALKDADKQRYPMNDLPTLNRKSEPLILKNNGTINKISRIWQKDVQAELTAERRFMENQHKEVVERQQEEYENHVSRGR, encoded by the coding sequence ATGTCTGAATCAGAGGTTAACAAGCGGCAAGAAATATTGAAAGGCGTTGCCTCCTGTAAGGCAGAAATTATTGCCAGTACAGACCAACATTTAGTCAGTGATCAATATGCCAAACAAATCAAACAAATTTATCAGGCTTTACCGCAAGAGATGCACGGTAAATGGCAAGTTGGTAATACACCTTTGACCAGTGGTAGAGGTAGGATGGCTAAAGCTAATCTGTTAACTAATGATTTAATCGATAAAGTCTTGCAAAACAATGAAGAAAACGCTTACAATAGGTTTACCTCGTTGGCCAAAAAATACGACGATATTAATATCGAAGATCAAGGTGTGATGAGGAAAGGGCAACGTAAATGGTCTGAAAATAAAGAGGTAGAACTAAAAAAGCGCTTAGCTAATCAATTGTATCGACATTTGAATGGCATAGATGAGCCAGAGACGATTGATCAGCAGTTAGCACCAATATTTGAACGAATAAAGTCGCAAAAACCTCATAAAGATAAAACTAGCTCTAAATGGTCTTCTGAGGCTTTAAAAGATGCGGATAAGCAACGATATCCAATGAACGATTTACCTACCTTAAATCGAAAATCAGAGCCTCTTATTTTGAAAAATAACGGCACAATTAATAAAATCAGTAGAATTTGGCAAAAAGATGTTCAAGCTGAGCTAACTGCTGAGCGACGCTTTATGGAAAATCAGCACAAAGAGGTTGTGGAACGACAACAAGAAGAATATGAAAATCATGTCTCAAGGGGAAGATAA
- a CDS encoding PTS system mannose/fructose/sorbose family transporter subunit IID, translating to MDNLEKKKISRKTLNKSFHYWFYGHLTAFSQEHMQTFGYLTSMLPIVEELYDNKEDQEKAMKTYTAFFNTEPQLGTVIVGVTASLEEARANHGNVDDTTINGLRAGLMGPIAGIGDSLVVGTLIPVILGIALGMSDGGSPLGAIFYIIVWNLLGYFGMRFAYFKGYELGDKAVGILVGAQGKAIRKAIATVGGMVVGGVAATWVTVKTSFKLTNSSGKAYLVLQDKLDSVYPGLLTALFIVFCWWLMAKKNISPIRVMLILVVVALIGVLVGFFNPGLSY from the coding sequence ATGGATAACTTAGAAAAAAAGAAAATTTCTCGTAAGACTTTAAACAAGTCGTTTCATTACTGGTTTTATGGCCATCTTACAGCGTTCTCTCAAGAACACATGCAGACATTTGGTTATTTGACTTCAATGTTGCCTATTGTGGAAGAATTGTATGACAACAAGGAAGATCAAGAAAAGGCAATGAAAACCTACACGGCTTTTTTCAATACAGAGCCACAGTTAGGTACTGTTATAGTCGGTGTTACGGCTAGTTTGGAAGAGGCAAGAGCCAATCATGGCAATGTTGATGATACAACAATCAATGGTTTACGAGCCGGTTTAATGGGGCCAATTGCAGGAATTGGGGACTCACTAGTTGTCGGCACATTGATCCCAGTTATTCTTGGAATTGCTTTGGGGATGTCCGACGGTGGATCACCGCTTGGTGCAATATTTTATATTATCGTTTGGAACTTACTTGGATACTTCGGTATGCGTTTTGCCTACTTCAAAGGTTATGAATTAGGAGATAAGGCGGTAGGAATTTTAGTTGGCGCTCAAGGAAAAGCGATTCGTAAAGCGATTGCAACTGTCGGCGGTATGGTTGTCGGTGGCGTCGCTGCCACTTGGGTGACCGTAAAAACGTCCTTTAAATTAACAAATTCATCTGGAAAAGCGTACTTAGTTTTGCAAGACAAATTAGACTCGGTGTATCCAGGATTATTGACCGCTTTGTTTATTGTATTTTGTTGGTGGTTAATGGCTAAGAAAAACATTTCACCTATTCGGGTTATGCTCATTTTGGTGGTTGTTGCTTTGATCGGCGTGCTAGTTGGATTCTTCAATCCTGGATTAAGTTATTAA